GATGGGCACCGTGGGCCGGTAGTGCGCGAGCAGCCGCGCCGTCACGCCCGACAGGGTGAACGCCGCGATGAGCGTGGCGCCGCTCGCCTTCGCCGCCTCGCACGCCACGCGCGCGATGACGTCCGGGAAGTGCAGGGGCAGGCCCAGCGGCGCTTCGATGGTGCGCGGCAGGTACTGCGCGCGCACGGAGGACTCGGCCGCCAGGATGATGCGCTCCATCATCTGCACGGAGTCCGTGGGGAACTTGCCGCTCGCCGTCTCGCCCGACAGCATCAGCGCGTCCGCGCCGTCATACACGGCGTTGGCCACGTCGCTGGCCTCCGCGCGCGTGGGGCGCGGGTTGTCGATCATCGAGTTGAGCATCTGCGTGGCCACGATGACGGGCAGGCCGCGCAGGTTGGAGCGCCGGATGATGTCCTTCTGGACGGCCGGGACCTCTTCCGGGGGAATCTCCACGCCCAGGTCGCCTCGGGCCACCATCACGCCGTCCGTCTTGTCCAGGATGGCGTCCAGGCGCGCGATGGCCTCCGGCTTCTCCAGCTTGGAAATGATGGGCACCGTGCGGCCCACCTCCGCCATGGCCTGACGGGCGGCGTCCAGGTCCGACGGCTGGCGCACGAAGGACAGCGCGATGTAGTCCACGCCCGCCTTGAGGCCGAAGATGAGGTCCTCGCGGTCCTTGGGGGTGAGCGCGTCCGCGCGCACGGCCACGCCGGGCAGGTTGATGCCCTTGTTGTTCTTCAGCGTGCCGCCGTGGATGACCTCCGTCTTGATGAGCTGCTTCTTGTCCGTCTCCACGACGCGCAGCTCCAGGAGGCCGTCGTCCAGGAGGATGCGGTCGCCCGGGTTCACGTCCGCCGCCAGGTGCGGGTACGTGGTGGACACGATTTCGTCCGTGCCCTTCACCGTCTCGTCGGTGGTGATGTGGAAGGTGGCGCCGTGCTTCAGCTCCGTGCTGCCGGTGACGAAGCGGCCGGTGCGGATCTTCGGGCCCTGCAGGTCGCCGAGGATGCCCACCGCCTTGCGGACCTTCAGCGAGGCCGCGCGCAGCATGTCGATGTTCGCCTGATGCTGCTCGTGGCTGCCGTGGGAGAAGTTGAGCCGGGCCACGT
This region of Corallococcus soli genomic DNA includes:
- the pyk gene encoding pyruvate kinase: MRRAKIVCTLGPASQTPEMLEALLEAGMDVARLNFSHGSHEQHQANIDMLRAASLKVRKAVGILGDLQGPKIRTGRFVTGSTELKHGATFHITTDETVKGTDEIVSTTYPHLAADVNPGDRILLDDGLLELRVVETDKKQLIKTEVIHGGTLKNNKGINLPGVAVRADALTPKDREDLIFGLKAGVDYIALSFVRQPSDLDAARQAMAEVGRTVPIISKLEKPEAIARLDAILDKTDGVMVARGDLGVEIPPEEVPAVQKDIIRRSNLRGLPVIVATQMLNSMIDNPRPTRAEASDVANAVYDGADALMLSGETASGKFPTDSVQMMERIILAAESSVRAQYLPRTIEAPLGLPLHFPDVIARVACEAAKASGATLIAAFTLSGVTARLLAHYRPTVPIVAFSPNQEVRRRLSLLWGVVPRVLEPIQETETMLRRVEEELVSRGLARRGDRIVVVFGAPVGQPGKINSLRLHTISA